A region of Equus przewalskii isolate Varuska chromosome 29, EquPr2, whole genome shotgun sequence DNA encodes the following proteins:
- the HDAC10 gene encoding polyamine deacetylase HDAC10 isoform X1, with the protein MGTALVYHEDMTAARLLWDDPECEIECPERLTIALERLRQRGLEQRCLRLAAREASEEELGLVHSPEYVALLRGTQALGTGELQALSGQYDAIYFHPSTFHCARLAAGAALQLVDAVLTGAVQNGLALVRPPGHHSQRAAANGFCVFNNVAIAAKHAKQKHGLHRILIVDWDIHHGQGIQYIFEDDPSVLYFSWHRYEHGRFWPYLQESDTDAVGQGQGRGFTVNLPWNQVPAPHLRLPPRAPHPARLPCPTAPGLLSVAQDILPGLPPEAKPRGEDATAPLAGSNTDTLWPQVGMGNADYVAAFLHVLLPLAFEFDPELVLVAAGFDSAVGDPEGQMQATPECFAHLTQLLQVLACGRVCAVLEGGYHLESLSQSVCMMVQALLGDPPLPLSGPMEPHRSALESIQSVRAAQAPHWMSLQQQDAAPVLSPSTRSPEGSISPLLPGGPEFKAPVAQTEAQAMAALSSLLDQLRLYPTPPLRTAVALTELDAALVLPPDVLHWERSAPQKEMQAWARPHEALAQDKSFNALGKVLYLLDSILDGQVSSGIAATPAPAAAATLDVAIQRGLSHRAQRLLCVAVGQLDRPLDLADDGRTLWLNIRGKEAAALSMFHVSTPLPGTTGGFLSYILALVLPLAYGFQPNLVLVALGPAHGLQAPQAALLAALLRVPAGGQVLVLVEEVSWAEWRCCGVTSGERPVTLCFHLCPWPRNPHPSLQGSWSRHCVERAPPAWAPSPGPPQRRCRPWSICEGSCGHSGKCCRWPLLKGCDPVAWRRLGWTSQDGHRDPDPRAGVNRPRTGRPRQCPEAGPASTRRPESPPACADGRPCSPRPGSKQLSESLTLPS; encoded by the exons ATGGGGACCGCACTCGTGTACCACGAGGACATGACGGCCGCCCGGCTGCTCTGGGACGA CCCCGAGTGTGAGATAGAATGTCCTGAGCGCCTGACTATAGCCCTGGAGCGCCTGCGGCAGCGCGGCCTGGAGCAGAGGTGTCTACGCTTGGCTGCCAGAGAGGCCTcggaggaggagctgggcctggTGCACAG CCCCGAGTATGTGGCCCTCTTGCGCGGGACCCAGGCCTTGGGCACTGGGGAGCTCCAGGCACTGTCTGGACAGTATGACGCCATCTACTTCCATCCG AGTACCTTCCACTGTGCCCGGCTGGCTGCAGGGGCTGCACTGCAGTTAGTGGATGCTGTGCTGACTGGAGCTGTGCAAAATGGGCTCGCTCTGGTGAG GCCTCCTGGGCACCACAGCCAGAGGGCTGCCGCCAATGGGTTTTGCGTGTTCAACAATGTGGCAATAGCAGCCAAACATGCCAAGCAGAAACACGGGCTGCACAG GATCCTCATCGTTGACTGGGATATCCACCACGGCCAGGGCATCCAGTATATCTTCGAGGATGACCCCAg CGTCCTTTATTTCTCCTGGCACCGCTACGAGCATGGGCGCTTCTGGCCCTATCTTCAAGAGTCAGATACAGATGCTGTCGGGCAGGGGCAGGGCCGCGGCTTCACTGTCAACTTGCCCTGGAACCAGGTGCCTGCTCCTCACCTCAGACTCCCACCCAGAGCCCCTCACCCAGCccgcctcccctgccccacagctCCAGGCCTTCTGAGTGTAGCCCAGGACATCCTGCCAGGGTTACCCCCAGAGGCCAAGCCCCGGGGTGAAGATGCCACTGCCCCCCTGGCAGGGTCCAACACTGACACCCTGTGGCCGCAGGTCGGGATGGGAAATGCTGACTATGTGGCTGCCTTTCTGCATGTGCTGCTCCCCCTGGCCTTTGAG TTTGACCCTGAGCTAGTGCTAGTCGCGGCAGGATTTGACTCAGCGGTTGGGGATCCTGAG GGGCAGATGCAGGCCACTCCAGAGTGCTTCGCCCACCTCACGCAGCTACTGCAAGTGCTGGCCTGTGGCCGGGTCTGCGCTGTGCTGGAG gGCGGCTACCACCTGGAGTCGCTCTCTCAGTCAGTGTGCATGATGGTGCAGGCACTGCTGGGCGACCCCCCTCTGCCCCTGTCAGGGCCCATGGAGCCACATCGCAG TGCCCTGGAGTCCATTCAGAGTGTCCGGGCAGCCCAGGCCCCTCACTGGATGAGCCTCCAGCAGCAAG ACGCAGCCCCCGTATTGAGTCCCAGCACCCGCTCCCCAGAGGGGAGCATCTCGCCTCTGCTACCCGGGGGGCCCGAATTCAAGGCACCTGTGGCTCAGACTGAGGCTCAGGCCATGGCTGCCTTGAGCTCCCTACTGGACCAGTTGCGCCTCTACCCCACACCCCCTCTCCGCACGGCTGTTGCCCTGACTGAGCTGGATGCAGCCCTTGTCCTGCCCCCTGATGTCCTCCATTGGGAGAGGTCAGCCCCGCAGAAGGAGATGCAGGCATGGGCCAG GCCACATGAGGCCTTGGCCCAGGACAAGTCCTTCAACGCACTCGGGAAGGTCCTGTACCTCTTGGACAGCATCCTGGATGGGCAG GTGAGCAGCGGCATCGCAGCCACCCCGGCCCCTGCTGCAGCTGCCACCCTGGACGTGGCCATTCAGCGTGGCCTGTCCCACAGAGCCCAGAG GCTGCTCTGTGTGGCTGTGGGACAGCTGGATCGGCCCCTGGACCTTGCCGATGATGG GAGGACGCTGTGGCTGAATATCAGGGGCAAGGAGGCAGCTGCCCTGTCCATGTTCCATGTTTCCACACCACTACCAGGG ACAACTGGTGGTTTCCTGAGCTACATCCTGGCCCTGGTGCTGCCCCTGGCCTATGGCTTCCAGCCTAACCTGGTGCTGGTggcactggggccagcccatggcctgCAGGCCCCTCAAGCTGCACTCCTGGCTGCACTGCTGCGGGTGCCAGCAGGGGGCCAAGTCTTGGTACTGGTTGAGGAGGTGAGTTGGGCAGAGTGGAGGTGCTGTGGGGTGACAAGTGGGGAGAGGCCAGTGACTCTCTGCTTccacctctgcccctggcccAGGAATCCACACCCCAGCTTGCAGGGGTCCTGGTCCAGGCACTGCGTGGAGAGGGCccccccagcctgggccccttCTCCAGGGCCTCCCCAGAGGAGATGCAGGCCCTGGAGCATCTGCGAGGGCAGCTGCGGACACAGTGGAAAATGCTGCAGGTGGCCG CTCCTCAAGGGCTGTGACCCGGTCGCCTGGCGTCGGCTGGGGTGGACATCCCAGGACGGACACCGCGATCCCGACCCCAGAGCCGGCGTTAACCGTCCCCGCACAGGTCGCCCGCGGCAGTGTCCTGAGGCCGGCCCTGCGTCCACTCGGCGCCCGGAGTCCCCGCCGGCCTGCGCGGACGGCCGGCCCTGCTCCCCACGCCCCGGCAGTAAACAGTTAAGCGAAAGTCTGACTCTGCCTTCTTGA
- the HDAC10 gene encoding polyamine deacetylase HDAC10 isoform X4 — translation MGTALVYHEDMTAARLLWDDPECEIECPERLTIALERLRQRGLEQRCLRLAAREASEEELGLVHSPEYVALLRGTQALGTGELQALSGQYDAIYFHPSTFHCARLAAGAALQLVDAVLTGAVQNGLALVRPPGHHSQRAAANGFCVFNNVAIAAKHAKQKHGLHSVLYFSWHRYEHGRFWPYLQESDTDAVGQGQGRGFTVNLPWNQVGMGNADYVAAFLHVLLPLAFEFDPELVLVAAGFDSAVGDPEGQMQATPECFAHLTQLLQVLACGRVCAVLEGGYHLESLSQSVCMMVQALLGDPPLPLSGPMEPHRSALESIQSVRAAQAPHWMSLQQQDAAPVLSPSTRSPEGSISPLLPGGPEFKAPVAQTEAQAMAALSSLLDQLRLYPTPPLRTAVALTELDAALVLPPDVLHWERSAPQKEMQAWARPHEALAQDKSFNALGKVLYLLDSILDGQVSSGIAATPAPAAAATLDVAIQRGLSHRAQRLLCVAVGQLDRPLDLADDGRTLWLNIRGKEAAALSMFHVSTPLPGTTGGFLSYILALVLPLAYGFQPNLVLVALGPAHGLQAPQAALLAALLRVPAGGQVLVLVEEVSWAEWRCCGVTSGERPVTLCFHLCPWPRNPHPSLQGSWSRHCVERAPPAWAPSPGPPQRRCRPWSICEGSCGHSGKCCRWPLLKGCDPVAWRRLGWTSQDGHRDPDPRAGVNRPRTGRPRQCPEAGPASTRRPESPPACADGRPCSPRPGSKQLSESLTLPS, via the exons ATGGGGACCGCACTCGTGTACCACGAGGACATGACGGCCGCCCGGCTGCTCTGGGACGA CCCCGAGTGTGAGATAGAATGTCCTGAGCGCCTGACTATAGCCCTGGAGCGCCTGCGGCAGCGCGGCCTGGAGCAGAGGTGTCTACGCTTGGCTGCCAGAGAGGCCTcggaggaggagctgggcctggTGCACAG CCCCGAGTATGTGGCCCTCTTGCGCGGGACCCAGGCCTTGGGCACTGGGGAGCTCCAGGCACTGTCTGGACAGTATGACGCCATCTACTTCCATCCG AGTACCTTCCACTGTGCCCGGCTGGCTGCAGGGGCTGCACTGCAGTTAGTGGATGCTGTGCTGACTGGAGCTGTGCAAAATGGGCTCGCTCTGGTGAG GCCTCCTGGGCACCACAGCCAGAGGGCTGCCGCCAATGGGTTTTGCGTGTTCAACAATGTGGCAATAGCAGCCAAACATGCCAAGCAGAAACACGGGCTGCACAG CGTCCTTTATTTCTCCTGGCACCGCTACGAGCATGGGCGCTTCTGGCCCTATCTTCAAGAGTCAGATACAGATGCTGTCGGGCAGGGGCAGGGCCGCGGCTTCACTGTCAACTTGCCCTGGAACCAG GTCGGGATGGGAAATGCTGACTATGTGGCTGCCTTTCTGCATGTGCTGCTCCCCCTGGCCTTTGAG TTTGACCCTGAGCTAGTGCTAGTCGCGGCAGGATTTGACTCAGCGGTTGGGGATCCTGAG GGGCAGATGCAGGCCACTCCAGAGTGCTTCGCCCACCTCACGCAGCTACTGCAAGTGCTGGCCTGTGGCCGGGTCTGCGCTGTGCTGGAG gGCGGCTACCACCTGGAGTCGCTCTCTCAGTCAGTGTGCATGATGGTGCAGGCACTGCTGGGCGACCCCCCTCTGCCCCTGTCAGGGCCCATGGAGCCACATCGCAG TGCCCTGGAGTCCATTCAGAGTGTCCGGGCAGCCCAGGCCCCTCACTGGATGAGCCTCCAGCAGCAAG ACGCAGCCCCCGTATTGAGTCCCAGCACCCGCTCCCCAGAGGGGAGCATCTCGCCTCTGCTACCCGGGGGGCCCGAATTCAAGGCACCTGTGGCTCAGACTGAGGCTCAGGCCATGGCTGCCTTGAGCTCCCTACTGGACCAGTTGCGCCTCTACCCCACACCCCCTCTCCGCACGGCTGTTGCCCTGACTGAGCTGGATGCAGCCCTTGTCCTGCCCCCTGATGTCCTCCATTGGGAGAGGTCAGCCCCGCAGAAGGAGATGCAGGCATGGGCCAG GCCACATGAGGCCTTGGCCCAGGACAAGTCCTTCAACGCACTCGGGAAGGTCCTGTACCTCTTGGACAGCATCCTGGATGGGCAG GTGAGCAGCGGCATCGCAGCCACCCCGGCCCCTGCTGCAGCTGCCACCCTGGACGTGGCCATTCAGCGTGGCCTGTCCCACAGAGCCCAGAG GCTGCTCTGTGTGGCTGTGGGACAGCTGGATCGGCCCCTGGACCTTGCCGATGATGG GAGGACGCTGTGGCTGAATATCAGGGGCAAGGAGGCAGCTGCCCTGTCCATGTTCCATGTTTCCACACCACTACCAGGG ACAACTGGTGGTTTCCTGAGCTACATCCTGGCCCTGGTGCTGCCCCTGGCCTATGGCTTCCAGCCTAACCTGGTGCTGGTggcactggggccagcccatggcctgCAGGCCCCTCAAGCTGCACTCCTGGCTGCACTGCTGCGGGTGCCAGCAGGGGGCCAAGTCTTGGTACTGGTTGAGGAGGTGAGTTGGGCAGAGTGGAGGTGCTGTGGGGTGACAAGTGGGGAGAGGCCAGTGACTCTCTGCTTccacctctgcccctggcccAGGAATCCACACCCCAGCTTGCAGGGGTCCTGGTCCAGGCACTGCGTGGAGAGGGCccccccagcctgggccccttCTCCAGGGCCTCCCCAGAGGAGATGCAGGCCCTGGAGCATCTGCGAGGGCAGCTGCGGACACAGTGGAAAATGCTGCAGGTGGCCG CTCCTCAAGGGCTGTGACCCGGTCGCCTGGCGTCGGCTGGGGTGGACATCCCAGGACGGACACCGCGATCCCGACCCCAGAGCCGGCGTTAACCGTCCCCGCACAGGTCGCCCGCGGCAGTGTCCTGAGGCCGGCCCTGCGTCCACTCGGCGCCCGGAGTCCCCGCCGGCCTGCGCGGACGGCCGGCCCTGCTCCCCACGCCCCGGCAGTAAACAGTTAAGCGAAAGTCTGACTCTGCCTTCTTGA
- the HDAC10 gene encoding polyamine deacetylase HDAC10 isoform X2, producing the protein MGTALVYHEDMTAARLLWDDPECEIECPERLTIALERLRQRGLEQRCLRLAAREASEEELGLVHSPEYVALLRGTQALGTGELQALSGQYDAIYFHPSTFHCARLAAGAALQLVDAVLTGAVQNGLALVRPPGHHSQRAAANGFCVFNNVAIAAKHAKQKHGLHSVLYFSWHRYEHGRFWPYLQESDTDAVGQGQGRGFTVNLPWNQVPAPHLRLPPRAPHPARLPCPTAPGLLSVAQDILPGLPPEAKPRGEDATAPLAGSNTDTLWPQVGMGNADYVAAFLHVLLPLAFEFDPELVLVAAGFDSAVGDPEGQMQATPECFAHLTQLLQVLACGRVCAVLEGGYHLESLSQSVCMMVQALLGDPPLPLSGPMEPHRSALESIQSVRAAQAPHWMSLQQQDAAPVLSPSTRSPEGSISPLLPGGPEFKAPVAQTEAQAMAALSSLLDQLRLYPTPPLRTAVALTELDAALVLPPDVLHWERSAPQKEMQAWARPHEALAQDKSFNALGKVLYLLDSILDGQVSSGIAATPAPAAAATLDVAIQRGLSHRAQRLLCVAVGQLDRPLDLADDGRTLWLNIRGKEAAALSMFHVSTPLPGTTGGFLSYILALVLPLAYGFQPNLVLVALGPAHGLQAPQAALLAALLRVPAGGQVLVLVEEVSWAEWRCCGVTSGERPVTLCFHLCPWPRNPHPSLQGSWSRHCVERAPPAWAPSPGPPQRRCRPWSICEGSCGHSGKCCRWPLLKGCDPVAWRRLGWTSQDGHRDPDPRAGVNRPRTGRPRQCPEAGPASTRRPESPPACADGRPCSPRPGSKQLSESLTLPS; encoded by the exons ATGGGGACCGCACTCGTGTACCACGAGGACATGACGGCCGCCCGGCTGCTCTGGGACGA CCCCGAGTGTGAGATAGAATGTCCTGAGCGCCTGACTATAGCCCTGGAGCGCCTGCGGCAGCGCGGCCTGGAGCAGAGGTGTCTACGCTTGGCTGCCAGAGAGGCCTcggaggaggagctgggcctggTGCACAG CCCCGAGTATGTGGCCCTCTTGCGCGGGACCCAGGCCTTGGGCACTGGGGAGCTCCAGGCACTGTCTGGACAGTATGACGCCATCTACTTCCATCCG AGTACCTTCCACTGTGCCCGGCTGGCTGCAGGGGCTGCACTGCAGTTAGTGGATGCTGTGCTGACTGGAGCTGTGCAAAATGGGCTCGCTCTGGTGAG GCCTCCTGGGCACCACAGCCAGAGGGCTGCCGCCAATGGGTTTTGCGTGTTCAACAATGTGGCAATAGCAGCCAAACATGCCAAGCAGAAACACGGGCTGCACAG CGTCCTTTATTTCTCCTGGCACCGCTACGAGCATGGGCGCTTCTGGCCCTATCTTCAAGAGTCAGATACAGATGCTGTCGGGCAGGGGCAGGGCCGCGGCTTCACTGTCAACTTGCCCTGGAACCAGGTGCCTGCTCCTCACCTCAGACTCCCACCCAGAGCCCCTCACCCAGCccgcctcccctgccccacagctCCAGGCCTTCTGAGTGTAGCCCAGGACATCCTGCCAGGGTTACCCCCAGAGGCCAAGCCCCGGGGTGAAGATGCCACTGCCCCCCTGGCAGGGTCCAACACTGACACCCTGTGGCCGCAGGTCGGGATGGGAAATGCTGACTATGTGGCTGCCTTTCTGCATGTGCTGCTCCCCCTGGCCTTTGAG TTTGACCCTGAGCTAGTGCTAGTCGCGGCAGGATTTGACTCAGCGGTTGGGGATCCTGAG GGGCAGATGCAGGCCACTCCAGAGTGCTTCGCCCACCTCACGCAGCTACTGCAAGTGCTGGCCTGTGGCCGGGTCTGCGCTGTGCTGGAG gGCGGCTACCACCTGGAGTCGCTCTCTCAGTCAGTGTGCATGATGGTGCAGGCACTGCTGGGCGACCCCCCTCTGCCCCTGTCAGGGCCCATGGAGCCACATCGCAG TGCCCTGGAGTCCATTCAGAGTGTCCGGGCAGCCCAGGCCCCTCACTGGATGAGCCTCCAGCAGCAAG ACGCAGCCCCCGTATTGAGTCCCAGCACCCGCTCCCCAGAGGGGAGCATCTCGCCTCTGCTACCCGGGGGGCCCGAATTCAAGGCACCTGTGGCTCAGACTGAGGCTCAGGCCATGGCTGCCTTGAGCTCCCTACTGGACCAGTTGCGCCTCTACCCCACACCCCCTCTCCGCACGGCTGTTGCCCTGACTGAGCTGGATGCAGCCCTTGTCCTGCCCCCTGATGTCCTCCATTGGGAGAGGTCAGCCCCGCAGAAGGAGATGCAGGCATGGGCCAG GCCACATGAGGCCTTGGCCCAGGACAAGTCCTTCAACGCACTCGGGAAGGTCCTGTACCTCTTGGACAGCATCCTGGATGGGCAG GTGAGCAGCGGCATCGCAGCCACCCCGGCCCCTGCTGCAGCTGCCACCCTGGACGTGGCCATTCAGCGTGGCCTGTCCCACAGAGCCCAGAG GCTGCTCTGTGTGGCTGTGGGACAGCTGGATCGGCCCCTGGACCTTGCCGATGATGG GAGGACGCTGTGGCTGAATATCAGGGGCAAGGAGGCAGCTGCCCTGTCCATGTTCCATGTTTCCACACCACTACCAGGG ACAACTGGTGGTTTCCTGAGCTACATCCTGGCCCTGGTGCTGCCCCTGGCCTATGGCTTCCAGCCTAACCTGGTGCTGGTggcactggggccagcccatggcctgCAGGCCCCTCAAGCTGCACTCCTGGCTGCACTGCTGCGGGTGCCAGCAGGGGGCCAAGTCTTGGTACTGGTTGAGGAGGTGAGTTGGGCAGAGTGGAGGTGCTGTGGGGTGACAAGTGGGGAGAGGCCAGTGACTCTCTGCTTccacctctgcccctggcccAGGAATCCACACCCCAGCTTGCAGGGGTCCTGGTCCAGGCACTGCGTGGAGAGGGCccccccagcctgggccccttCTCCAGGGCCTCCCCAGAGGAGATGCAGGCCCTGGAGCATCTGCGAGGGCAGCTGCGGACACAGTGGAAAATGCTGCAGGTGGCCG CTCCTCAAGGGCTGTGACCCGGTCGCCTGGCGTCGGCTGGGGTGGACATCCCAGGACGGACACCGCGATCCCGACCCCAGAGCCGGCGTTAACCGTCCCCGCACAGGTCGCCCGCGGCAGTGTCCTGAGGCCGGCCCTGCGTCCACTCGGCGCCCGGAGTCCCCGCCGGCCTGCGCGGACGGCCGGCCCTGCTCCCCACGCCCCGGCAGTAAACAGTTAAGCGAAAGTCTGACTCTGCCTTCTTGA
- the HDAC10 gene encoding polyamine deacetylase HDAC10 isoform X6: MGTALVYHEDMTAARLLWDDPECEIECPERLTIALERLRQRGLEQRCLRLAAREASEEELGLVHSPEYVALLRGTQALGTGELQALSGQYDAIYFHPSTFHCARLAAGAALQLVDAVLTGAVQNGLALVRPPGHHSQRAAANGFCVFNNVAIAAKHAKQKHGLHRILIVDWDIHHGQGIQYIFEDDPSVLYFSWHRYEHGRFWPYLQESDTDAVGQGQGRGFTVNLPWNQVGMGNADYVAAFLHVLLPLAFEFDPELVLVAAGFDSAVGDPEGQMQATPECFAHLTQLLQVLACGRVCAVLEGGYHLESLSQSVCMMVQALLGDPPLPLSGPMEPHRSALESIQSVRAAQAPHWMSLQQQDAAPVLSPSTRSPEGSISPLLPGGPEFKAPVAQTEAQAMAALSSLLDQLRLYPTPPLRTAVALTELDAALVLPPDVLHWERSAPQKEMQAWARPHEALAQDKSFNALGKVLYLLDSILDGQVSSGIAATPAPAAAATLDVAIQRGLSHRAQRLLCVAVGQLDRPLDLADDGRTLWLNIRGKEAAALSMFHVSTPLPGTTGGFLSYILALVLPLAYGFQPNLVLVALGPAHGLQAPQAALLAALLRVPAGGQVLVLVEEESTPQLAGVLVQALRGEGPPSLGPFSRASPEEMQALEHLRGQLRTQWKMLQVAAPQGL, translated from the exons ATGGGGACCGCACTCGTGTACCACGAGGACATGACGGCCGCCCGGCTGCTCTGGGACGA CCCCGAGTGTGAGATAGAATGTCCTGAGCGCCTGACTATAGCCCTGGAGCGCCTGCGGCAGCGCGGCCTGGAGCAGAGGTGTCTACGCTTGGCTGCCAGAGAGGCCTcggaggaggagctgggcctggTGCACAG CCCCGAGTATGTGGCCCTCTTGCGCGGGACCCAGGCCTTGGGCACTGGGGAGCTCCAGGCACTGTCTGGACAGTATGACGCCATCTACTTCCATCCG AGTACCTTCCACTGTGCCCGGCTGGCTGCAGGGGCTGCACTGCAGTTAGTGGATGCTGTGCTGACTGGAGCTGTGCAAAATGGGCTCGCTCTGGTGAG GCCTCCTGGGCACCACAGCCAGAGGGCTGCCGCCAATGGGTTTTGCGTGTTCAACAATGTGGCAATAGCAGCCAAACATGCCAAGCAGAAACACGGGCTGCACAG GATCCTCATCGTTGACTGGGATATCCACCACGGCCAGGGCATCCAGTATATCTTCGAGGATGACCCCAg CGTCCTTTATTTCTCCTGGCACCGCTACGAGCATGGGCGCTTCTGGCCCTATCTTCAAGAGTCAGATACAGATGCTGTCGGGCAGGGGCAGGGCCGCGGCTTCACTGTCAACTTGCCCTGGAACCAG GTCGGGATGGGAAATGCTGACTATGTGGCTGCCTTTCTGCATGTGCTGCTCCCCCTGGCCTTTGAG TTTGACCCTGAGCTAGTGCTAGTCGCGGCAGGATTTGACTCAGCGGTTGGGGATCCTGAG GGGCAGATGCAGGCCACTCCAGAGTGCTTCGCCCACCTCACGCAGCTACTGCAAGTGCTGGCCTGTGGCCGGGTCTGCGCTGTGCTGGAG gGCGGCTACCACCTGGAGTCGCTCTCTCAGTCAGTGTGCATGATGGTGCAGGCACTGCTGGGCGACCCCCCTCTGCCCCTGTCAGGGCCCATGGAGCCACATCGCAG TGCCCTGGAGTCCATTCAGAGTGTCCGGGCAGCCCAGGCCCCTCACTGGATGAGCCTCCAGCAGCAAG ACGCAGCCCCCGTATTGAGTCCCAGCACCCGCTCCCCAGAGGGGAGCATCTCGCCTCTGCTACCCGGGGGGCCCGAATTCAAGGCACCTGTGGCTCAGACTGAGGCTCAGGCCATGGCTGCCTTGAGCTCCCTACTGGACCAGTTGCGCCTCTACCCCACACCCCCTCTCCGCACGGCTGTTGCCCTGACTGAGCTGGATGCAGCCCTTGTCCTGCCCCCTGATGTCCTCCATTGGGAGAGGTCAGCCCCGCAGAAGGAGATGCAGGCATGGGCCAG GCCACATGAGGCCTTGGCCCAGGACAAGTCCTTCAACGCACTCGGGAAGGTCCTGTACCTCTTGGACAGCATCCTGGATGGGCAG GTGAGCAGCGGCATCGCAGCCACCCCGGCCCCTGCTGCAGCTGCCACCCTGGACGTGGCCATTCAGCGTGGCCTGTCCCACAGAGCCCAGAG GCTGCTCTGTGTGGCTGTGGGACAGCTGGATCGGCCCCTGGACCTTGCCGATGATGG GAGGACGCTGTGGCTGAATATCAGGGGCAAGGAGGCAGCTGCCCTGTCCATGTTCCATGTTTCCACACCACTACCAGGG ACAACTGGTGGTTTCCTGAGCTACATCCTGGCCCTGGTGCTGCCCCTGGCCTATGGCTTCCAGCCTAACCTGGTGCTGGTggcactggggccagcccatggcctgCAGGCCCCTCAAGCTGCACTCCTGGCTGCACTGCTGCGGGTGCCAGCAGGGGGCCAAGTCTTGGTACTGGTTGAGGAG GAATCCACACCCCAGCTTGCAGGGGTCCTGGTCCAGGCACTGCGTGGAGAGGGCccccccagcctgggccccttCTCCAGGGCCTCCCCAGAGGAGATGCAGGCCCTGGAGCATCTGCGAGGGCAGCTGCGGACACAGTGGAAAATGCTGCAGGTGGCCG CTCCTCAAGGGCTGTGA